One Huiozyma naganishii CBS 8797 chromosome 5, complete genome DNA segment encodes these proteins:
- the ASI1 gene encoding putative ubiquitin-protein ligase ASI1 (similar to Saccharomyces cerevisiae ASI1 (YMR119W) and ASI3 (YNL008C); ancestral locus Anc_2.419), with the protein MNITSHSSIFDEIGYLNQTNHYLVTGDSIFARLLNGPYKFLYTLHDAVQQQYTEAQMILNYSRSDGQQGSIESTSPWEPLAFLTNFFSTKYAVVCLVFALLMNKYVMNSTQRPSLVSRGQLTPSPIPKWGVYSAHSVSIFSLLYMMVVPFQRQVDSKGNLDIYLFSHFIVFTASNVVETVFSIQNNMLPLESPDFSIFELAIQSYKMLNDAKFDGPLNFNLAYLPDLTLALVGRLVIHIVDVFQLRKYRLFASTVVNCIHSGVLTYILMDYGASYIPLTVRIRHFPKVFFTMVSLLSLSSYAAAVLVRWNPFHDMPELNTEELQFHSFVHNWWSHLNLTGEEDYFTAMKKLALLLCLGIDSKDKHYNRELPSVTLSDSLNKNFKISRYLIDQTGTILDQVEPSVRFGRVKHSKTAVGGAIISLWNIVVFLFRLIFPTRTHKDHIIKPSWPKSSTTLCATRQNVSNWGGEEQDEVGWIADKSDDSDDSDDNDEEYVLDNNSLDEPNLTSHSDSDSDSDLGIDDVPGAEFFELLTPPSGLTINDDLQWVASTSAILQAHLSSASRVTRFNYEKQAHLHAKDSTDNFNDEIDHTCAICKTNPRDIILWPCKCFAICSSCKVSLALRGYKTCICCRRTVSGFSKVHYTHSR; encoded by the coding sequence ATGAATATAACGTCTCATTCCTCGATATTTGACGAGATAGGCTATCTCAATCAAACGAACCATTATTTGGTAACCGGAGACTCCATTTTTGCCAGGTTACTGAATGGCCCCTATAAGTTCTTATACACGCTCCACGATGCTGTTCAGCAACAGTATACTGAGGCGCAGATGATACTAAATTATTCTAGAAGTGATGGACAGCAGGGGTCGATCGAATCTACGTCGCCGTGGGAACCACTTGCGTTTTTAACGAACTTCTTTTCTACAAAGTATGCAGTGGTATGCTTGGTGTTTGCattgttgatgaacaaaTACGTCATGAATAGTACACAGAGACCTAGTTTGGTCTCGAGGGGACAGCTTACCCCCTCCCCAATACCAAAATGGGGTGTCTACTCGGCACATTCAGTGTCCATCTTCTCGCTATTATACATGATGGTGGTTCCTTTCCAAAGACAGGTAGATAGCAAAGGTAACCTCGACATATACCTCTTCTCGCATTTCATCGTTTTTACGGCATCCAACGTCGTAGAAACTGTATTCTCGATTCAGAATAACATGCTGCCATTGGAGAGCCCAGACTTCTCGATTTTCGAATTAGCTATACAGTCCTACAAGATGCTGAACGACGCTAAGTTCGATGGACCCCTTAACTTCAACCTTGCGTACTTGCCGGATTTAACTTTGGCGTTGGTTGGAAGACTGGTTATTCATATTGTCGATGTTTTCCAACTCAGGAAATACAGGCTGTTTGCGTCCACCGTGGTCAACTGTATCCATTCAGGTGTTTTGACTTATATATTGATGGACTACGGCGCCAGCTACATTCCACTTACTGTAAGGATAAGGCATTTCCCAAAAGTATTTTTCACCATGGTTTCTTTGCTTTCTTTATCTTCCTACGCCGCGGCTGTATTGGTGAGATGGAACCCCTTCCACGATATGCCTGAACTGAACACAGAAGAATTACAATTTCACTCTTTCGTCCACAACTGGTGGAGCCACCTGAATCTTACCGGAGAAGAGGATTACTTCACAGCAATGAAAAAGCTAGCTTTGCTATTGTGTCTGGGGATTGACAGTAAGGATAAACATTATAATAGAGAGTTGCCCAGTGTCACTCTTTCTGACTCGCTGAATAAGAATTTTAAGATAAGTCGGTATCTAATCGACCAAACAGGGACTATACTTGATCAAGTGGAACCATCCGTACGATTTGGAAGGGTGAAACACAGTAAAACTGCTGTAGGTGGAGCGATAATTAGTTTGTGGAATATTGTggttttcctcttcagatTGATTTTTCCTACGAGGACGCACAAGGATCATATAATCAAACCTTCGTGGCCAAAATCATCTACAACTTTATGCGCAACCCGCCAAAATGTTTCAAATTGGggaggagaagagcaagacGAGGTAGGATGGATTGCGGATAAATCTGATGATAGTGATGACAGTGATGACAATGATGAAGAGTACGTTCTGGATAATAACTCTTTGGATGAACCTAATCTCACCTCTCATTCAGATTCGGATTCGGATTCCGATCTAGGAATCGACGATGTACCTGGTGCTGAGTTTTTTGAGTTGTTGACTCCACCAAGTGGACTCACGATAAATGATGACCTTCAATGGGTTGCATCTACCAGTGCAATTTTGCAAGCACATCTCAGCTCTGCCAGTAGAGTAACAAGATTCAACTACGAAAAACAGGCTCACTTGCATGCAAAGGACAGCACCGACAACTTTAACGATGAGATCGATCACACATGTGCAATATGTAAAACGAATCCAAGGGACATCATTCTGTGGCCGTGTAAGTGCTTTGCGATATGCTCCAGTTGTAAAGTGTCTCTAGCGTTACGGGGATACAAAACCTGTATATGTTGTCGGAGAACAGTATCAGGATTTAGCAAAGTCCATTACACGCATAGTCGTTGA
- the SHH3 gene encoding protein SHH3 (similar to Saccharomyces cerevisiae SDH3 (YKL141W) and YMR118C; ancestral locus Anc_2.423) yields MSFPVPVSARNCTMLWRSRGRRMFSLRPLSMIGKKDTSILESQRAKRPISPHLTIYEPEISWYLSSLHRITGIFLGTGFFVLTISVGIGSLFGGEDCRSTAVVRITEWYRHNVNAKLDYGMRAVTAYFFAFHGWNGVRHLVWDMGKELSNCGVYRTGVGVLVLSVLTGAYSLSRT; encoded by the coding sequence ATGTCGTTCCCTGTTCCGGTATCTGCAAGAAACTGTACCATGCTTTGGAGATCGAGAGGAAGACGTATGTTTTCTCTGCGACCTCTCAGCATGATCGGCAAAAAGGATACATCTATTCTAGAGTCGCAACGCGCGAAGAGGCCTATATCCCCCCATTTGACTATTTACGAGCCTGAAATATCTTGGTACCTCTCCTCGTTGCACAGAATTACAGGTATATTTTTGGGCACGGGTTTCTTCGTACTCACAATATCTGTCGGTATCGGGAGCTTATTCGGCGGAGAGGATTGCAGATCTACGGCTGTGGTCCGCATTACTGAATGGTACCGTCACAACGTGAATGCGAAATTGGATTACGGGATGCGGGCTGTCACGGCCTATTTCTTCGCCTTCCATGGTTGGAATGGTGTGAGACACCTTGTTTGGGATATGGGCAAAGAACTGAGTAACTGCGGGGTTTACAGAACAGGAGTTGGTGTTTTAGTGCTAAGTGTACTTACAGGAGCATACTCACTTTCCCGTACCTAA
- the SPC24 gene encoding kinetochore-associated Ndc80 complex subunit SPC24 (similar to Saccharomyces cerevisiae SPC24 (YMR117C); ancestral locus Anc_2.427) codes for MTTMKSTLDRIAAVQDSFQIDRDLEVIDGTYNTLGEIETLISSQKQQKGDALDQLTTSIADLNDQLHQLRQDVSRLQLESQRYNNKEQLFRENARELESLELENVQLKDSNDTVMNQLIELAGYNENGHMGGPPTALEEEENAILSDPVARANLLRLQLYRSLGVSLDVSSNQLFIASGGGPAFQTDTPQTQPGSQTGGQTGSQPSSQPGGPAATETKIDALSLDDDYSDFYKTKFIWGKIGEGVGAGRSLGGL; via the coding sequence ATGACTACAATGAAGAGCACTCTCGATCGGATTGCTGCTGTCCAGGACAGTTTCCAGATTGACCGCGACTTAGAGGTCATAGATGGCACGTATAACACTCTTGGTGAGATCGAGACGTTGATTTCGAGCCAGAAGCAACAAAAAGGGGACGCGCTGGATCAACTAACTACGAGCATCGCTGACCTGAACGACCAGTTGCACCAACTACGACAGGACGTGTCCCGGCTGCAATTGGAATCGCAAAgatacaacaacaaagagCAACTCTTCCGCGAGAACGCCCGCGAACTGGAGTCCCTAGAGCTCGAAAACGTCCAATTGAAGGATTCCAACGACACAGTGATGAACCAACTCATAGAACTCGCAGGGTACAACGAAAACGGGCACATGGGGGGGCCACCCACTGCACtagaagaggaggaaaacGCCATCCTGAGCGACCCAGTGGCACGTGCAAACCTGCTCAGGCTGCAACTGTACAGGTCCCTCGGTGTCTCGCTGGACGTCTCCTCAAACCAGCTGTTCATCGCCTCCGGCGGCGGGCCCGCGTTCCAGACGGACACCCCGCAGACCCAGCCGGGAAGCCAGACGGGGGGCCAGACGGGGAGCCAGCCCAGCAGCCAGCCGGGGGGACCCGCCGCGACAGAGACGAAAATCGACGCGCTGTCGTTGGACGACGATTACTCGGATTTTTACAAAACGAAATTTATTTGGGGGAAAATTGGAGAAGGTGTGGGTGCAGGACGCAGCCTGGGCGGGCTTTAG